The genomic region ATCAGCGCGGCCAGCCCGACGGCGCCGATCATCGTCACCACCCAGTACTTGGTCATCAGCGCCAGCATGCCGGCAAAGCCGAGCCAGAGACCCGATTTGAAGCTGCGCTTCTCGAACGCGTTCAGATAGGCCAGCACCAGCAGCGGCAGCGGCACCAGCTGCGCGAGATCGGCATTGTATTTGAAGCCCTTGAAATTGAAGATCGGGTAGAGCGCGAGCATCACCACCATGAAGAAGGCGCGGCGGCGATCGACGACGCGCAGCGCGATCAGCCAGCACACCACCAGCGCGAAGCTGACCGTCGTCATCGCAAGCGCATAGGTCGACCAGTTGGTGACGGGAAAAATCCTGAACCAGACCCCGGCGATCCAGCCCGACAGCGGCGGGTGCTTGCCATAGCCGAGCAGGAAGCGCTGGCCCCAGGCATAGGCTTCCGCAACATCCATATGGATGTCCTGCGCGGCCTTGAGCTTGACCAGGATCAGCGTCCACAGCACCGCATGAACCAGCGCGAAGCCGATCACGAACCACAGGCTGGTCCCGGGATCGGTGGCGCGCGAGGCGATCCAGGCGGCGATCCGCCGGATCGTCAGCTTGCGGTTGGTGCGCCGGGCGGCGGGGAGCGTGGAGGCGGTCGACATGGCCTGTGCCTGAGGCATGCCCCGGAAAAGTGGAAAGCGGTTTCCCGGAAGGATCATGCCCGAATGGAAGCGGAAACGCAGATGGGTGCTCATCTGCATTTCAGCGCGCTTTAGCGCGTTTTTGTGGCCAGTGAAATCAGCTTGGCGTGAGAACGCCTCCAGCATGCGGCTTCACTTTCCGGGAAGTCCGGCCGGGACTCGAGATGCATGGTATCGCAGTGATACCATTTGCGGCCCCAGATGAAGCCGTGACGCGCGACGATGTCGACGATCTGGCGCGGCATCCGGTTGTTGCAGGGGATGGTCTTGCCGGCCCACAGCCAGTGATCCG from Bradyrhizobium elkanii USDA 76 harbors:
- a CDS encoding M15 family metallopeptidase, whose protein sequence is MFWPVPARSGGPKIVFRVAGTGRMSMHGYAAAIDLNLKVSDHWLWAGKTIPCNNRMPRQIVDIVARHGFIWGRKWYHCDTMHLESRPDFPESEAACWRRSHAKLISLATKTR